A region from the Gemmatimonadales bacterium genome encodes:
- a CDS encoding DivIVA domain-containing protein gives MTHDAFQLTPQEVRTHDFARAFRGYDRIQVDEFKQRLAEEIDRLNRDRVQAEERLKTAQDQLRTFRERERALNEALIAAQQLRTDSRVQAEREAQVIVREAEAEAARIIDRAGLDEQLVHERAASASRQFSAYVASFRLLLERQLAEADALQAAAHAHGTSARAPTEMEPVAGNA, from the coding sequence ATGACGCACGATGCCTTCCAGCTCACGCCGCAGGAAGTGCGCACGCACGACTTTGCGCGGGCGTTCCGCGGTTACGACCGGATCCAGGTGGACGAATTCAAGCAGCGCCTCGCGGAGGAAATCGACCGGCTCAACCGCGACCGGGTGCAGGCCGAAGAGCGGCTCAAGACGGCGCAGGACCAGCTCCGCACCTTTCGCGAGCGGGAGCGCGCGCTTAACGAGGCGCTGATCGCCGCGCAACAGCTCCGAACCGACTCGCGGGTGCAGGCCGAGCGCGAGGCGCAGGTCATCGTGCGCGAGGCCGAGGCCGAGGCGGCGCGCATCATCGACCGCGCGGGCCTCGACGAGCAACTGGTGCACGAGCGCGCCGCCTCGGCCTCGCGCCAGTTCTCCGCCTACGTGGCCAGCTTCCGGCTGCTGCTCGAGCGGCAGCTCGCCGAGGCGGACGCACTGCAAGCGGCGGCGCACGCGCACGGAACGTCGGCACGCGCGCCAACCGAGATGGAGCCGGTCGCCGGAAACGCCTGA
- the ileS gene encoding isoleucine--tRNA ligase has protein sequence MALPAWPDLSPDALEQAQLAVWSAENLFRRTLEAGAGGPPFVFFEGPPTANGRPGIHHVFSRTIKDLICRYHAMRGESVTRIAGWDTHGLPVEIEVEKALGISGKRDIERIGVAEFNARCRTSVFKYQSEWESLSDRIGYWLDYEHPYITCSNDYIETVWWLLSRLHERNLLYRGHRVLPYCPRCGTVLSSHELALGFEQETTNSVYVTFPLEDEPSRQLLIWTTTPWTLLSNVAVAVNPDLEYAEYPVDGRTIILATARADLPSGIEEIAPQSALGTGGRGKSVRARKAAVPFRALTPVRTFKGSELVGLRYRRPLDVVPLPPDRRSQVVVAGEFVTADDGSGLVHMAPAFGADDFAVGQRDTLALLRPVAADGTFTGTSWPEIEGRLVTARETNDLIIQRLKREGRWHLTQPYTHSYPHCWRCGSPLIYYARDSWFVRTSAVKDRMLELNAEVDWHPPEVGAGRFGAWLENNVDWALSRDRYWGTPLPVWVCDRDPAHVEVIGAYPDLAAHWGRPLPEDFDPHKPFIDDYTWACECGGTMRRTPEVIDTWFDSGSMPFAQWHYPFEHELEFRTHFPADFICEGVDQTRGWFYSLLAIATAAVDTGAYRHVIVNELVLDAEGQKMSKTRGNVVDPWEAIREFGADVIRLYLLASSQVWLPKRFDRRAIPEVAGGFFNTLRNTYNFFALYAGERAPTDRFADAPPLAQRSRVDRWLLSRLDATIEAVTGAWGGYDVTTGARAIMDFVVDDLSNWYVRLSRGRFWAPDAVADPAAVATLHEALVTVARLLAPAAPFASDWMHRALAGTSVHLARFPEPLGRRVPALEAAMDAVRRLASLARAARDEAELRVRQPLRHMQVAVPAAVRGPAFEELLDLLRLEVNVKSVEVASSDAELVRLRAKPNFRSLGKRFGKRTPDVADAASRLTQDQLRALEAGESTSLDVGGETITYLPEDLTIEREVTSRWLVKSDGPYVVALDPALDDALRGEGLAREVVNRVQRLRKEAGYEYTTRIRLWTDGDRDALEAVRSHVGFIERETLARSVELGARAPAPDLEQELDVDGRRIVLGVRRFEERSAV, from the coding sequence ATGGCGCTTCCCGCTTGGCCGGATCTTTCGCCCGACGCACTGGAACAGGCACAGCTTGCCGTCTGGAGCGCGGAGAACCTGTTCCGCCGCACTCTCGAAGCGGGCGCGGGCGGGCCGCCTTTCGTTTTTTTTGAAGGCCCGCCCACCGCCAACGGGCGGCCCGGCATCCATCACGTCTTCTCCCGGACGATCAAGGACCTGATCTGCCGGTATCACGCAATGCGCGGCGAGTCGGTCACCCGCATCGCCGGCTGGGACACCCACGGCCTCCCGGTCGAGATCGAGGTGGAAAAGGCCCTCGGCATCAGCGGCAAGCGCGATATCGAGCGAATCGGCGTGGCCGAATTCAACGCGCGCTGCCGCACCAGCGTGTTCAAGTATCAATCCGAATGGGAGAGCCTGTCGGACCGGATCGGCTACTGGCTCGATTACGAGCATCCGTACATCACGTGCAGCAACGACTACATCGAGACGGTCTGGTGGCTGCTCAGCCGGCTGCACGAGCGGAACCTGCTGTACCGCGGCCACCGAGTGCTGCCCTATTGCCCGCGCTGCGGCACCGTGCTCTCGAGCCACGAGCTGGCGCTTGGCTTCGAGCAGGAGACCACCAACTCGGTCTACGTCACCTTCCCGCTGGAGGATGAACCCAGCCGGCAGTTGCTCATCTGGACCACGACGCCGTGGACGCTGCTCTCCAACGTCGCGGTGGCGGTGAATCCCGACCTCGAGTATGCCGAGTATCCGGTGGACGGGCGCACCATCATCCTGGCGACCGCGCGCGCCGACCTGCCGAGCGGGATCGAGGAGATCGCGCCGCAGAGCGCGCTGGGCACCGGCGGCCGCGGCAAGTCGGTGCGGGCGCGGAAGGCCGCCGTGCCGTTCCGCGCGCTCACTCCGGTGCGCACGTTCAAGGGCTCCGAGCTGGTGGGACTCCGCTATCGGCGGCCGCTCGACGTGGTGCCGCTTCCGCCCGATCGCCGCTCGCAGGTCGTGGTGGCGGGCGAGTTCGTGACGGCCGACGACGGCTCGGGGCTCGTGCACATGGCGCCCGCGTTTGGCGCCGACGACTTCGCGGTCGGCCAGCGCGACACGCTGGCGCTGCTCCGCCCGGTGGCGGCCGACGGCACGTTCACCGGCACGAGCTGGCCGGAAATCGAGGGGCGCCTCGTCACCGCGCGCGAGACCAACGACCTCATCATCCAGCGCCTCAAGCGCGAGGGCCGCTGGCACCTCACGCAGCCGTACACCCATAGCTATCCGCACTGCTGGCGCTGCGGCAGCCCGCTCATCTACTACGCGCGCGACTCGTGGTTCGTCCGCACGTCGGCGGTGAAGGACCGCATGCTCGAGCTCAACGCCGAGGTGGACTGGCACCCGCCGGAGGTGGGCGCGGGGCGCTTCGGCGCGTGGCTCGAGAACAACGTGGACTGGGCGCTCTCGCGCGACCGCTATTGGGGCACGCCGCTCCCGGTCTGGGTGTGCGACCGCGATCCGGCGCACGTCGAGGTGATCGGCGCCTACCCCGACCTGGCGGCGCACTGGGGCCGGCCGCTACCCGAGGATTTTGATCCGCACAAGCCGTTCATCGACGACTACACCTGGGCCTGCGAGTGCGGCGGCACCATGCGCCGCACCCCCGAAGTCATCGACACCTGGTTCGACTCGGGCTCGATGCCGTTCGCGCAGTGGCACTACCCGTTCGAGCATGAGCTGGAGTTCCGCACCCACTTTCCCGCCGACTTCATCTGCGAGGGCGTGGACCAGACGCGCGGCTGGTTCTACAGTTTGCTCGCCATCGCCACCGCGGCCGTTGACACCGGCGCGTACCGGCACGTGATCGTGAACGAGCTGGTGCTCGACGCCGAGGGCCAGAAGATGTCGAAGACCCGCGGCAACGTGGTGGACCCGTGGGAGGCGATCCGCGAATTCGGGGCGGATGTGATCCGGCTGTACCTGCTCGCGTCGAGCCAGGTGTGGCTGCCGAAGCGGTTCGACCGGCGCGCCATTCCCGAGGTGGCCGGCGGCTTCTTCAACACGCTCCGGAACACGTACAACTTCTTCGCGCTCTACGCCGGCGAGCGGGCGCCCACCGACCGGTTTGCCGATGCGCCGCCGCTCGCGCAGCGGAGTCGGGTGGACCGCTGGCTTCTGAGCCGGCTCGACGCCACGATCGAGGCAGTCACCGGCGCCTGGGGTGGCTACGACGTGACGACCGGCGCCCGCGCCATCATGGACTTCGTGGTGGATGATCTGTCGAACTGGTACGTGCGGTTGTCGCGGGGGCGCTTCTGGGCACCGGATGCGGTGGCCGATCCCGCGGCAGTTGCCACACTGCACGAGGCTCTGGTCACGGTGGCCCGCCTACTCGCGCCGGCCGCGCCGTTCGCGAGCGACTGGATGCATCGCGCGCTCGCGGGAACTTCGGTGCACCTGGCCCGGTTTCCGGAGCCGCTGGGCCGCCGCGTCCCGGCGCTCGAGGCGGCAATGGACGCGGTGCGGCGGCTCGCGTCGCTCGCGCGCGCGGCGCGCGACGAGGCGGAGCTCAGGGTGCGGCAGCCGCTCCGCCACATGCAGGTGGCCGTGCCGGCGGCGGTGCGCGGGCCTGCCTTCGAGGAGTTGCTCGATCTGCTCCGCCTCGAGGTCAACGTGAAGTCCGTCGAGGTTGCGAGCTCCGACGCCGAGCTGGTGCGTCTCCGGGCCAAGCCGAACTTCCGCTCGCTCGGCAAGCGCTTCGGCAAGCGCACGCCCGACGTGGCCGACGCGGCAAGTCGGCTCACCCAGGACCAGCTCCGCGCGCTCGAGGCAGGCGAGTCCACCTCGCTCGACGTGGGTGGCGAGACGATCACCTACCTGCCCGAGGACCTCACGATCGAGCGCGAGGTGACGAGCCGCTGGCTGGTGAAGAGCGACGGCCCGTACGTCGTGGCGCTCGACCCGGCGCTCGACGACGCGCTCCGCGGCGAGGGCCTGGCGCGGGAGGTGGTGAATCGGGTGCAGCGGCTTCGCAAGGAAGCCGGCTACGAGTACACCACCCGCATCCGCCTCTGGACCGACGGCGACCGGGACGCGCTCGAGGCCGTGCGGTCCCACGTCGGATTCATCGAGCGGGAGACGCTGGCCCGCTCGGTCGAGCTCGGCGCGCGCGCACCCGCGCCCGACCTCGAGCAGGAGCTCGACGTGGACGGGCGCCGGATCGTGCTCGGCGTCAGGCGGTTCGAGGAGCGCAGTGCAGTCTGA
- the cdaA gene encoding diadenylate cyclase CdaA, whose translation MHLEQIPLATPTWRDLLEILIVAAVLYRLLRFLAGTRALQILLGVLVLAAIYAAAFALKLSMITYLLGVVFTYGAFAALVVFQPELRHALARLGQSRLFALFGGPRVAAAADEIAQAVDRLSRSATGAIIAIEQDGSLEEWLATGTAMRAGVSADLLASIFSPYAPLHDGAVIVRGHEIVGAGCILPLAQYAIADRSLGTRHRAAIGLSEESDALVLVVSEETSTISLARGGKLERGLSADRVRELLAPARLAGARRGL comes from the coding sequence GTGCACCTCGAGCAGATTCCGTTGGCCACGCCCACTTGGCGGGACCTGCTCGAGATTTTGATCGTCGCCGCCGTCCTCTACCGGCTGCTCCGCTTTCTCGCCGGCACGCGCGCCCTGCAGATCCTCCTCGGCGTGCTGGTCCTCGCCGCGATCTACGCCGCCGCGTTTGCGCTCAAGTTGTCGATGATCACCTACCTCCTTGGGGTGGTGTTCACCTACGGCGCCTTCGCCGCGCTCGTGGTCTTCCAGCCGGAGCTGCGCCACGCGCTCGCGCGGCTCGGGCAGTCGCGGCTCTTTGCGCTCTTTGGTGGCCCGCGCGTCGCGGCGGCGGCGGACGAGATCGCGCAGGCGGTGGACCGGTTGAGCCGGAGCGCGACGGGCGCCATCATCGCAATCGAGCAGGACGGCTCGCTCGAGGAATGGCTCGCCACCGGCACCGCCATGCGGGCCGGGGTGTCGGCCGATCTCCTGGCGAGCATCTTCAGCCCCTACGCGCCGCTCCACGACGGCGCGGTGATCGTGCGGGGCCACGAGATCGTGGGTGCGGGGTGCATCCTGCCGCTCGCCCAGTACGCCATCGCGGACCGCTCGCTCGGCACCCGGCATCGCGCGGCCATCGGCCTCTCAGAGGAGAGCGATGCGCTCGTGCTGGTGGTCTCGGAGGAGACGTCCACGATTTCGCTCGCGCGCGGCGGCAAGCTCGAGCGCGGCTTGAGCGCCGACCGCGTGCGTGAGTTGCTAGCGCCGGCCCGACTGGCCGGCGCGCGCCGGGGCCTCTAG
- a CDS encoding protein kinase has product MKRELGGGGMSRVFLAEEVRLGRQVVVKVLPPEMGAGVNAERFEREIQLAARLQHPHIVPLLTAGAEGDLLFYVMPFIAGESLRVKLAREGELPVTEAVRILREVVDALAYAHRNGVVHRDIKPDNVLLSEGHAVVTDFGVAKAVSASSGSGGSLTSLGVALGTPAYMAPEQAAADPHVDHRADIYAIGALAYEMLAGRPPFTAPTPQALLAAQITQTADPVSRFRPAVSPALNGLIMRCLEKRAADRWQSAAELVPQLDAMATPSGGMAPTSAQPTISAGTARAIRRAHPARVAVLFAVAAIVVFALTWLLEQRLGLPDWVLWGAGVLLALGLPIMLVTGGHERRRAVARTTLVSPPLDTGAARWFTWRNALLGGVVAFAGLAVTAAGYTAMRLLGIGPVGTLVASGVLKDRERLILADFDNHASDSTLGTSLTEALRVDLSQSPTLRLVGNAEVADALTRMQRPAGTRLGADLAREVAERAGVKAVLIGQIDPVGAGYVLSASLIGASDGRVLTAVRETADGPSELLKAMDRLSRALRERIGESLVSIRSSPPLESVTTASLPALRKYSEATRLNYMGQDEEAAPLLEAAIAADTGFAMAYRKLAVVLSNMGASRTRSMAAATSAFIRRDRLPEIERQLAAAFYYDQVEYDPPREEAAYRAVLTVDPDNTVALNNLGLLLNTEQRWAEAESLLTRGLRISPDATFLNNALFAQVGQGNLAAAAATAERGVRQLPAGAASAYDLKWGLALARRDYAAAEQIMTEERRAHPASPAVQVMTSRGLARLAEMRGRLAEAGQHWRDFMAESDARGEPRDYIFGAVQLAMLDAQYRGRSDAALSTVQAALARHPLDSLAPVDRPYLGLALIYATAGKRDLARRTLKAYESTVPAGVRRGALPRPLVYGRVAEAEGRMDEAATFYREASREGICGECGLFELANLYDRQGGSDSARVGYERLIATHSVIGRLAAEPFAMAAAYKRLGELYEAKGNRAKAADSYQHFVDLWKDADAELQPGVKEVRSRLARLAQEPGT; this is encoded by the coding sequence ATCAAGCGCGAGCTGGGCGGCGGCGGGATGAGCCGCGTCTTTCTCGCGGAAGAGGTCCGCCTCGGGCGCCAGGTGGTGGTGAAGGTGCTGCCGCCCGAGATGGGGGCCGGCGTGAATGCCGAGCGCTTCGAGCGCGAGATCCAGCTCGCGGCGCGCCTGCAGCACCCGCATATCGTCCCGCTCCTCACCGCCGGGGCAGAGGGCGACCTCCTCTTCTACGTCATGCCGTTCATCGCCGGCGAGTCGCTCCGGGTGAAGCTCGCCCGCGAGGGTGAGCTGCCGGTGACCGAGGCAGTGCGCATCCTGCGCGAGGTGGTGGACGCGCTGGCGTACGCGCACCGGAACGGCGTCGTCCACCGCGACATCAAGCCGGACAACGTGCTGCTCTCCGAGGGGCACGCCGTGGTGACCGACTTCGGCGTGGCCAAGGCGGTAAGCGCCTCGAGCGGCAGCGGCGGCTCGCTCACGTCGCTCGGTGTGGCGCTCGGGACACCGGCGTACATGGCGCCGGAACAGGCGGCCGCGGACCCCCACGTCGACCATCGCGCGGACATCTACGCCATCGGCGCCCTGGCGTACGAGATGCTCGCGGGGCGGCCGCCGTTCACCGCGCCCACGCCGCAGGCGCTCCTGGCCGCGCAGATCACGCAGACGGCGGACCCCGTGTCGCGCTTCCGTCCCGCGGTATCCCCCGCGCTCAACGGCCTCATCATGCGCTGCCTGGAGAAGCGCGCGGCGGACCGCTGGCAGAGCGCGGCCGAGCTGGTGCCGCAGCTCGACGCGATGGCGACGCCGAGCGGCGGAATGGCGCCGACGAGCGCGCAGCCCACGATCTCGGCGGGCACCGCGCGCGCCATCCGCCGGGCGCATCCGGCGCGCGTGGCGGTGCTGTTCGCCGTTGCGGCGATTGTGGTGTTCGCGCTCACGTGGCTGCTCGAGCAGCGGCTTGGGCTTCCGGATTGGGTGCTCTGGGGCGCGGGCGTGCTGCTCGCTTTGGGCCTTCCGATCATGCTGGTGACCGGCGGGCACGAACGGCGCCGCGCGGTAGCCCGAACCACGCTCGTCTCTCCGCCGCTCGACACCGGCGCGGCCCGCTGGTTCACCTGGCGGAACGCACTGCTCGGCGGGGTCGTGGCGTTCGCCGGGCTCGCAGTCACCGCCGCCGGCTACACGGCGATGCGGCTCCTCGGCATCGGGCCGGTGGGCACGCTCGTCGCGTCCGGCGTGCTCAAGGATCGCGAGCGGCTCATCCTCGCCGATTTCGACAACCACGCGAGCGACTCGACGCTCGGCACGTCGCTCACCGAGGCGCTCCGGGTCGATCTCTCCCAGTCACCTACGCTCCGCCTGGTGGGCAACGCCGAAGTCGCCGACGCGCTGACCCGGATGCAGCGACCGGCCGGCACCCGGCTCGGGGCCGATCTGGCGCGCGAGGTGGCGGAGCGCGCGGGCGTCAAGGCCGTGTTGATCGGGCAGATCGATCCGGTGGGCGCGGGATACGTGCTATCGGCAAGCCTCATTGGCGCATCGGACGGGCGGGTGCTGACGGCAGTGCGCGAGACAGCCGACGGGCCCTCCGAGCTGCTCAAGGCGATGGACCGACTGTCGCGGGCGCTGCGCGAGCGGATCGGAGAGTCGCTGGTGAGCATCCGGTCCAGCCCGCCGCTCGAGTCAGTCACGACCGCATCGCTGCCGGCGCTCCGCAAGTACTCCGAGGCGACGCGCCTCAACTACATGGGTCAGGACGAAGAAGCGGCGCCACTGCTCGAAGCCGCCATCGCGGCAGACACCGGGTTCGCGATGGCCTATCGGAAGCTCGCCGTCGTGCTCTCCAACATGGGCGCATCCCGCACCCGGTCGATGGCGGCGGCGACCAGCGCCTTCATCCGCCGCGACCGACTGCCCGAGATCGAGCGCCAGCTCGCGGCCGCGTTTTACTACGACCAGGTCGAGTACGATCCTCCGCGGGAGGAGGCGGCCTACCGCGCCGTGCTCACCGTGGACCCCGACAACACCGTCGCGCTGAACAATCTGGGGCTGCTCCTCAATACGGAGCAGCGCTGGGCGGAGGCGGAGAGTCTCCTGACCCGCGGTCTGCGAATCTCGCCTGACGCGACCTTCCTGAACAATGCGCTGTTCGCGCAAGTTGGGCAGGGCAACCTCGCCGCCGCCGCGGCTACTGCAGAGCGCGGAGTGCGACAGCTCCCGGCCGGTGCCGCTTCAGCGTACGACCTCAAATGGGGGCTTGCGCTCGCGCGCCGGGATTATGCGGCCGCGGAACAGATCATGACGGAGGAGCGCCGCGCGCACCCCGCGAGCCCGGCCGTGCAGGTGATGACGAGCCGCGGGCTCGCGAGGCTGGCGGAGATGCGCGGCCGGCTTGCGGAGGCGGGCCAGCACTGGCGCGACTTCATGGCGGAGAGCGATGCGCGCGGCGAGCCCCGGGACTACATCTTCGGCGCGGTCCAGCTCGCCATGCTCGACGCGCAATACCGCGGCCGGTCCGACGCAGCGCTGTCAACCGTTCAGGCGGCTCTTGCGCGCCATCCGCTGGATTCGCTCGCGCCGGTCGACCGGCCGTATCTCGGCCTCGCTCTGATCTACGCCACGGCCGGCAAGCGCGACCTCGCGCGACGCACCCTCAAAGCGTACGAATCGACCGTACCCGCCGGCGTGCGCCGCGGTGCGCTGCCCCGGCCTCTTGTGTACGGTCGGGTCGCCGAGGCGGAAGGGCGGATGGACGAGGCTGCGACTTTCTATCGCGAGGCGAGTCGCGAGGGCATCTGTGGCGAATGCGGGCTGTTCGAGCTCGCGAACCTCTACGACCGCCAGGGCGGGAGTGACTCGGCGCGCGTCGGGTACGAACGCCTGATCGCGACGCACTCCGTCATCGGCCGGCTGGCCGCGGAGCCCTTCGCGATGGCCGCAGCCTACAAGCGTCTCGGCGAGCTGTACGAGGCCAAGGGAAACCGCGCGAAGGCCGCCGATTCTTACCAGCACTTCGTGGATCTCTGGAAGGATGCCGATGCCGAGCTCCAGCCCGGCGTCAAGGAGGTGCGCAGCCGGCTCGCCCGTCTGGCGCAGGAGCCCGGGACCTGA
- a CDS encoding TraR/DksA family transcriptional regulator, giving the protein MQSDINHGRGMNKKQLAHLEKRLLEERARVMKELGYYDESFNASLQSSDGDLSSYSFHMADQGTDAMEREKQFLFASQEGRYLWHVNEALRRLYGTPDKFGHCHTCGTEINFERLDALPHARLCITCKEKEEDGKRR; this is encoded by the coding sequence GTGCAGTCTGACATCAACCACGGACGTGGCATGAACAAGAAGCAATTGGCCCATCTGGAAAAGCGCTTGCTCGAGGAGCGCGCCCGGGTCATGAAGGAGCTGGGTTACTACGACGAGTCGTTCAACGCGTCGCTCCAATCCTCGGACGGCGACCTGTCTTCGTACTCCTTCCACATGGCGGACCAGGGCACCGACGCCATGGAGCGGGAAAAGCAGTTCCTCTTCGCCTCGCAGGAGGGGCGCTATCTCTGGCACGTGAACGAGGCGCTCCGCCGGCTCTACGGCACGCCGGACAAATTCGGGCATTGCCATACCTGCGGCACCGAGATCAACTTCGAGCGGCTCGATGCGCTGCCGCACGCGCGCCTGTGCATTACCTGCAAGGAAAAGGAAGAGGATGGCAAACGCCGCTGA
- a CDS encoding YggS family pyridoxal phosphate-dependent enzyme, translating into MAFPALAERLGHIRETIAHHQAIGGWRHPVAIVAVTKTHGPEAVRAAGAAGIGAVGENRVQEALAKQDQLRDLDIAWHLIGTLQRNKARQAVGRFALIQSVDRLELAEELARRTPHGTRQAVLVQVNCSDEPQKGGVEPDALPALLDAMRPLARLELRGLMTMAALTDDAGEQRRAFARLRTLRDEAGRAGHTVPELSMGMSGDYTVAVEEGATMVRLGTLLFGERGR; encoded by the coding sequence ATGGCATTCCCGGCGCTCGCGGAGCGCCTCGGGCACATCCGCGAGACCATCGCGCACCATCAGGCGATTGGCGGCTGGCGGCACCCGGTGGCCATTGTCGCGGTCACCAAGACCCACGGCCCCGAGGCGGTGCGCGCCGCGGGCGCGGCTGGGATCGGTGCCGTGGGCGAGAACCGGGTGCAGGAGGCGTTGGCCAAGCAGGACCAGCTTCGCGACCTCGACATCGCCTGGCACCTGATCGGCACGCTGCAGCGGAACAAGGCGCGCCAGGCAGTCGGCCGGTTTGCGCTCATCCAGTCGGTCGATCGGCTGGAGCTCGCCGAGGAGTTGGCGCGCCGCACGCCTCACGGCACGCGCCAGGCGGTGCTGGTTCAGGTGAATTGCTCGGATGAGCCGCAGAAGGGCGGGGTGGAGCCCGACGCCCTGCCCGCGCTGCTCGACGCCATGCGTCCGCTTGCCCGGCTCGAGCTGCGTGGGCTCATGACGATGGCGGCGCTCACGGACGACGCGGGCGAGCAGCGCCGCGCCTTTGCCCGTCTCCGCACGCTTCGCGACGAGGCGGGGCGCGCCGGGCACACGGTACCCGAGCTTTCGATGGGCATGTCGGGTGATTACACGGTGGCGGTGGAGGAGGGGGCCACGATGGTTCGATTGGGAACTCTGCTTTTCGGGGAGCGCGGCCGATGA
- the lspA gene encoding signal peptidase II produces the protein MANAAERRLFWGVALLVVALDIVTKLIAEATLLLTPGVPVVGDWFQLRLVYNRGAAFGLHVGPYSRWIFFAVAVIAVVVLDRMSRTSPVGDRFRQVALGLVAGGAAGNLLDRVRSARGVVDFLDVGIGSLRWPTFNVADIAVSCGGIALAIALWREDHRRAQAESAAESAAESAPV, from the coding sequence ATGGCAAACGCCGCTGAGCGCCGGCTGTTCTGGGGCGTGGCGCTCCTGGTAGTGGCCCTCGACATCGTCACGAAACTGATCGCCGAGGCGACGCTGCTGCTCACGCCGGGCGTCCCGGTGGTCGGCGACTGGTTTCAGCTCCGGCTGGTCTACAATCGTGGCGCGGCGTTCGGCCTGCACGTGGGGCCGTATTCGCGCTGGATCTTTTTCGCGGTCGCGGTCATCGCGGTCGTCGTGCTCGACCGGATGTCGCGCACGAGCCCGGTGGGCGACCGCTTTCGCCAGGTGGCGCTCGGGCTCGTCGCGGGGGGCGCCGCCGGCAATCTCCTCGATCGGGTGCGGAGCGCCCGCGGCGTCGTGGACTTTCTCGACGTCGGCATCGGCTCGCTCCGCTGGCCGACGTTCAACGTCGCCGACATCGCGGTGAGCTGCGGCGGCATCGCGCTCGCCATCGCGCTCTGGCGGGAGGACCATCGGCGGGCGCAGGCGGAATCGGCGGCGGAATCGGCGGCGGAATCGGCGCCGGTGTGA
- a CDS encoding purine-nucleoside phosphorylase: MPTHRPERDTRADPLYDDVQAAARAVRDRAALRPDVAVILGTGLGGLAAEIEVETVVPYEEIPGFPLSTVESHAGKLLLGRLAGRPVAAMQGRFHRYEGYSLRQVTFPVRVLHALGAGTLVVSNACGGMNPLWAPGDLMLIADHINLLGDNPLIGPNDERLGPRFPDMSAPYDPALRTLARCAALELGIVLREGVYVAVTGPNLETRAEYRMLRTIGADVVGMSTVPEVIVAVHEGMRVLGISIITDQCLPDALEPAEIGRIIETARRAEPGLTRLVRRVVEQL; encoded by the coding sequence ATGCCTACGCACCGACCGGAGCGCGACACGCGCGCCGATCCTCTCTACGACGACGTGCAGGCGGCCGCGCGCGCGGTGCGCGACCGCGCGGCGCTCCGCCCCGACGTGGCCGTCATTCTCGGCACCGGCCTCGGCGGGCTCGCGGCCGAGATCGAGGTCGAGACCGTTGTTCCCTACGAGGAGATCCCCGGGTTCCCGCTCTCCACCGTCGAGTCGCACGCCGGCAAGCTGCTGCTCGGCCGGCTGGCCGGACGGCCGGTGGCGGCGATGCAGGGACGGTTCCACCGCTACGAGGGCTACTCGCTCCGCCAGGTCACGTTTCCCGTTCGCGTGCTCCATGCGCTGGGCGCCGGCACGCTCGTCGTCTCGAACGCCTGCGGCGGCATGAATCCGCTCTGGGCGCCGGGTGACCTGATGCTCATCGCCGATCACATCAATTTGCTCGGCGACAACCCGCTCATCGGGCCGAACGACGAGCGCCTCGGCCCCCGCTTTCCGGACATGTCGGCGCCGTACGATCCCGCGCTCCGCACGCTCGCGCGGTGCGCCGCGCTCGAGCTCGGCATCGTGCTCCGCGAGGGAGTGTACGTCGCCGTCACCGGCCCCAACCTCGAGACCCGGGCCGAGTACCGGATGCTGCGCACGATCGGCGCGGACGTGGTCGGCATGAGCACCGTACCCGAGGTGATCGTCGCCGTGCACGAGGGGATGCGCGTGCTCGGCATCTCGATCATCACCGACCAGTGCCTGCCCGACGCGCTGGAGCCGGCCGAGATCGGGCGCATCATCGAGACCGCTCGGCGCGCCGAGCCGGGGTTGACCCGCCTCGTGCGGCGGGTGGTGGAGCAGTTGTAG